Below is a window of bacterium DNA.
GTTAGCATTGCCTGAGGCATACACTGCCCAATCATCAAAACCGTCGTCGTTTTGGTCACCAAGCGGAAAAATAAATCCGCCAAAATGCGAGTTGGCCGTGTCGCCATTCCGCACCCAGATAATGTCTTGGGCATGCGCAAGGCCGGCAATGAATAGTAGAAGTGTGATCGTGTAAAGCATTGTTGAAATCCCCCAAGACAGAATCGCGAACCCCACCCGCTTCAAAAGATTGAATACAGATAGAATTCGCGTCATGATAGTGGTCTCCAAGTTAAGTTCTTCCGCTAGCTTCCCAAGACCTGCTGTCAAGGTAGCGTTTGCCACGGGGATTGTCAAGAAAACAACTCCTCTTTCCCCGTCAGCAGCCCCGCCCCCGCACGTCGTCCCCCTTTCTAATTTCTCATTTCTTATTTCTAATTCCCGCCTCCCCCCATGCCTCTCGAACTTTCCCTCCCGGCTCGTAACTCCAATGCCAATTTCCCCTAATCCAAGATTGCACAAATGTTTATAGAAAATTGTATTTTTTACCACAAACACTTGACAAGCGTTCAATCCATATGTATATTATGCACAGCTAACCGACCAAAGCCCGACTGACCCCCCTCTTACTAGTGGAGGATGGCCACGACGGCCCCGGAACGTCAGCAAGCAACTTGTCCGCTTGAGTAAATCACTCGACTACCCACGGGGAAAGAGATCACTACAACAGCAGTGGACACCGCCCATCAAACGGCACAATACGAAAACGCGGCCCCGAAATACTCCGAGACCGCGTCAGCGGGATAAATAGTGCTTAACAAGCACTTAGTTCAAATCAAATAACAGCCATTCTCCGCCTCCCTCGCCTCCGGTGAAGGAAAGCGAAGTCTCATCCGACACCGCCGCACCATCTCCTGCGGAAAGTTCATTTCCGTTGACCGTCAGTTTCCCTTTTGTGACTTGAATCCACGCATGACGTTTAGGGGCAATCGTGTAGGCGAGTGATTTGCCTGAATCCAGTTTGCCCAAGTACAAACTCGCGTCTTGATGCATCTGCATCGTCCCGTCACGGCCGTCCGGAGAAACAATCAAACTCAGTTTGTTGGCCGAATCGCCGTTCAAGGCAGGCCGTTGATCATAGCCGGGAGTATGCCCCTTCTTGTCCGGGAAAATCCAAATCTGATAAAGATGCGTGCGCATGTCAGAGTCATTCTTTTCCGCATGCAGAATTCCCGTTCCGGCATGCATCATCTGAAACTCTCCCGCCCGGATAGCCCCCTTGTTTCCGAGGCTGTCCTGATGGGTTAGCTCTCCCTCCATGACATAGGTGATTATCTCCATGTTGTCATGCGGATGGAGCCCAAATCCCGTTTTTGCAGCCACCTTATCGTCGTTGATGACCCGCAAACTGCGAAAGTGAATGTGCTCCTGGTCACGGTAATCCGCGAAACTGAATGTGTGGTAAGCTTCGAGCCAGCCGTGGTTTGCATATCCCCGGTCGGAAGCTTTACGAATTCGAATCATGAGTTCTCCCCGGCATGTTGCCAATAGTTTGATGTGGAATTGCTTTATATCAAACTAACTATTTTTTTCCACAAAAGTTCCCAAACAAAATCGCCGGTCAGGCGACCGGCGATTCCAACAAGCTCGACAGGTTATCCCAAATAGCTCCTGAGTGAATTGGAGCGTGACGCATGACGCAAGCGGCGCAGCGCCTTCTCCTTGATTTGGCGGACGCGCTCGCGGGTGAGCTTGAAGAGCTCTCCGATCTCTTCGAGCGTCAGCGGATGTTCGCGGTCCAAACCGAAATAGAGACGAATGACTTCAGCTTCGCGCGGAGTAAGCGATGAGAGCGAGCGTTCGATATCCTGACGCAGCGATTCCTTCATCAAGGTCGCGTCCGGCGGCGGCTGCGTGTCGTTGTGAACGATGTCCAGCAGGCGGTTGTCTTCACCTTGCGCAAACGGCGCATCAATAGACAGGTGGCGGCCGGACATGCGCAGCGTATCCGTAACTTCGTAGGCCGAAATGTCCAGCGCCTCAGCAATCTCCATAGCAGTGGGCTCTCGTTCGTATTCCTGTTCGAGGCTGGAGAAGGTCTTGCCGATTTTGTTAAGCGCGCCGACCCTGTTCAGCGGAAGCCGGACAACGCGGGACTGCTCGGCCAGTGCCTGGAGGATACTTTGGCGAATCCACCACACGGCATAGGAGATGAACTTATAGCCTCTCGTTTCGTCAAACCTCTTGGCCGCTTTGATGAGGCCGAGGTTGCCCTCATTAATCAGGTCGCCCAGTGAAAGTCCTTGATTTTGATACTGTTTCGCAACTGAAACGACGAAGCGCAGATTGGCTTTGGTGAGTTTCTCGAGAGCAATTTGGTCGCCCTTGCGAATCCGTTTGGCCAATTTTATTTCTTCATCAGGAGTCAACAGAGCGACTTCACCAATTTCCTGGAGGTATCGTTCAAGGCTCTGATTGGCACGAATATTCATGTAAAGTGTTGGTAAGGAGTGATTTAGGGGGGTATATGACTTTGTAGGGTTATATTAACCGATTACTCACAGAACGCTCGCTGTCAAGCAAAGGTTCCCGGCGGGAAACTGAGTTTAGTGATTTCCTCTCAAAGGGTCAACTCGGGGAGTTAGATACTTGACTTAGAGGTCTCGAACTTCTATATTTGCAATTGCGTCTCTTTTCACAAAGCAATATGGGAAAAATCATGCCTCTATCTTATAAGTTGCGAATCAGTCTGATTGCACTTTTGTTGGCTGCGGCGACACTATTTGTAGTTGCCTGCGAAGATGATGACGATGGCGATACTCCACCAGCAACAGGAACGCTGAACGGTAATGTCATTTTCCACGGCAACTGGCCGGATTCAGGCACGGTTCAGCTTTCGATATTTGAGAATTGGAACACGAACTGCTGGTGGTGTGCGATGTCCGCCGGTGGTCCGCCGTCCTATCACACGGAAGCCTCGCACTTTCAGGATCCCGATCCGTCGAATGCCAATCCTGCGGACACTTTGAGTTTTGAACTGACGGGAATCGCCCTTGGAGACTATGCCGTCGTCGTGGCGGGCTGGCGCAAGCCGACGGCAACGGGTAATGTTGAGTGTGATGAGCCTGTAATCGGCATGCTCGGCGCAGTACCGGGCACGTCAGATACGATTCCTGAAAGCATTACCTTCAGCAGTAACGCGACCACTCAGACGATTGAAATGCACGTTTGGTTTGAGCGGCGCTTGCCGGTTGCAGGCTGTGACAATCTTGGCCGCATAGAGGGCACACTGAATTTTACAGGTGAATGGCCGACGGCAGGTGTTGCCGCCATCATCACGACGATGCCTTACACAGCTTGGGAGCCGGGTGGCATTGCGGGCTATCGCGGCCGTTCCGCCATGACCGACCAGAACAATCCATATTATTCGTTCTCGCAAGCGTACGGAAGCTATTATGTTTCGTTCTGGACGAACGAGCAGCCGCCGAACAACCGGTATCTTGGAGCCTACGGAGTTGTCACGAGTGTTATGTCGCCTCCGGGGACACACGATGCGGTGAGCGATGCCATAACGATTTCCGTCGATGAGCCACTGGTCACCTTGAACGCGACCAACTTGACGGGACCGGCGCCGCACTATGTATCGGGCACCGTCACGTTCAACGGCGACCGCCCGGCGGAGGGTTTGGCGGTAGCCCTTAGTCCGACACCTCAATTGATGGGTCCTCCGGCGGGATGGTACGCACTCGACGCGACGGAAACGGTGTACGCATTGACGGGAATGCCGGACGGTTCGTTCTACGTACTGCTTTATGACAACGAGCAGCAGGGCGCAACGCTGCACGGGGGCTATGACGCGGATGCAGACGGGGATGCCGACCCGCTGGTGTTTGACGGGGCAAATCTTGGCTATCTGAACATCAACATCAGCAATTAAGGTTTCGCTTTTCGGGCAGAATGATTATCTTCGGGGGCCGTCTGCAAAGACGGCCCTTGATTTTGTCGCACCTGCATATACGGGCGGATTGCCATCCGCCCCTACAAAGAATATGTATCGAATACTACTATTATTACTTTTAACTTCTTCCGTCTTCGCCTCTCCCTTGCTGCGCGGGACGGTGACCAACATGGACACGGGCGAGGGACTGCTGGGTGTGAATATCCAGTTGTTGGGGACACTGCGCGGGACATCGACGAACGAAGACGGTCACTTTTCACTGCATTTGCCGAACGGCGGTGAATGGACGCTCAGGATTTCGAGTATCGGCTTCCGCATGCTTGAGCCATCATTCACGATAGGCGAGAGCGACACGCTGAATTTGAGTTTCCGGCTCGACCCCGATTTGCTGCAAGCCGATGAGGTGGTCATCACGGCACAGGCGCGTGAAACAACGGCTCGGCTTTCCACGACGAAGGTGGAAATCGTACGCTCGACGGAAGTGATGGCGCGCGCACCGAGCTCGCTTGACCGGGTGCTTGATGCTGTTCCCGGAGTGGACGTGCATCGCACGGGCGGTGCAATCGTTTCAAACGTCTCCATACGCGGCTCTTCGGATAAGCTGGGCGGCGGCGTCGGCAATCGCACGTTGCTGCTTGTGGACGGCAGGCCGGCGGTGATATCGGACACGGACGGTGCAAGCTGGTCGCTCTATCCCGAAGATGTGATTGCCCGTGTGGAGGTGGTGAAGGGGGCTTATTCCGCGCTTTACGGGTCGAACGCGATGGGCGGCGTGGTCAACGTCATCACGCATTCACCGACACACCGTGAATACACGCGCATTCGCGCGGGATACGGGGTTTATGAGAAGCCTCCGGTGTGGTCGCGCTACACGGAGAAGATGACGACGCGCAGTGATTTGTCGTTCAGTCATTCGAACTCGGTGGGGAGACTTGGCTACTTCACGAATTTCACGCGCCGCAATTCGGAAGGCTGGCGACAAACGTCGGCGCTGGAGAATTTGACGGCATTCACGAAGCTTGTGTATGATTACACGCCGGAGCGGAATCTGACGTTTTCGAACATCTACCTGAGCGGCGAGAACGAGTATCCGCACGCGTGGGAGAGTACGCTGGCGCCGCTGCGAGTGCGCGACATTTACACGAACGACTTGCAGCGCAAGCAGACGTGGTCATCGGATTTGGTGTACCGCAGAGTGGAGTCGCCGCGGTCGAATTACACATTGCGGCTGTTTTACAACCGTGATTTGACGCGTTCGCTGTTCAATCCGGCGAGCGACTACCGCGAAGGTGACACACCGATTGATTTTCAAACACGCTCGCGGTCACAGAAACTCGGCATCCTTGAGCAGTCCACGAAGATAGCGCCGGGCGGACATACGCTGGTTTTCGGTTTTGACGCGACGTGGGACTTTGTCGACGGCGCGCCCGAGTCTTATCTTTACGGCAAGCAGCAAGCGGTGTCACTGGCAGGCTTTGCTCAGGATGATTGGACGGTGCATCCGAAAGTCCATTTAACGGCGGGAGCCCGTTTCGACCATCGTCATCTGGTCGGAGGGCGGACGTCAAAACAATTATCCCCGAAGGCGGGAGTTTCTTACGAAGCGCTAAGGAATCTCGTGCTGCGCGGCTCGGTGGGACACGCGTTCCGCAATCCATCGATAGCCGAGATGTTTCTGAAGCGGGTGGGGACACAGGACTACGAGTTTGTGCCGAATCCCAATCTTGATCCGGAGACGGTGGATTTCGGCGAGGTGGGATTGAACTACCGGATTAACGATCATGTTATGGTCGACGCGGCGGGATTTTATTACGATTACAACGACATCATCCGCTGGCTGGTGGTGGCGGGCGGGAGGTTTCAGACGGAGAATCTGGCGGAGGCGCAGATTCGGGGCGGAGAAATGGGGATACGCTCGACGTGGCCGCAGCACGTGAATACGGTGTTCTCGACGACGTATTTGAACACGGATATCAATGACCTCGGTCCGTTAACGTATGTCCCGGAATGGAGATTTTTCCTTGGCGCGGAATATACGCATCGCCGCACGACCTACGGAGTGGAGATGCGGCACGTGACGAAGACGGATACGGTGGTGTTTTATCAGAACGACGCGCCTGACGCATACACGCTGATAACGGCGCGGGTGGCCTTTCAATTCCGGCAGAGCACCCGGTTGAGTTTGCATTTGGAGAATCTCACGAATGAGCAGTACGAAGAGATGGAGCGCTACCGGATGCCGCCGCGAACGTATCGAGTCGAGCTGCTGTATGACTTTGACTTCGGGCGGAAGGAAGATTAGCGGAATTCAGTTTATGAAGTGAAAACGGGCAGCCAAAGGGCTGCCCGTTTGAATTTTCCGACGATGCGACTCATTTTTTTTCGGCTTCGCTTGCCTTGCGAAAGAGGGTTGCTGAAACGAGGAAGAGGACGGCAAAGACGGTGTTGAGAATGATGATGCCGAGAACGCCGGGGCTCTTGTCAACGGGGTCCATTTGCAGACCTTTGATGAGCATTGCAATGAAGGGAACGAGGAACTGGGCGGCGGCGGCGGCATAGAGTGAGTACATCATACCGCGCGGCCTGAAGAGAGAGAGAATCGCGCCGATGATGCCGATGAGGAGGACGCCGAAATACATCAGGTTCATCGGATTGTCTTCCGAGCCAATCAATCCGACGGCGAGATTTCCCCAGACGAGGATGAATCCGGTGACGACGGCTACAGCGACGCCGAGGCGGTAGGCGAGGTTGTCGCGCATTTTAGATATTAGAACGTACGTAAGACCGGCGCTGAAGAGCATGACACCCATGATAATGAAGTCAGCGGGGCTCCAGTCGACTTCATCGGTGAATTGCATGGCCATGAACGGAATCATCAGCAGCGCAATGGTACCGAGAAAGACATAGGCCATTTGGCGGCGAATGGAGCTGCGGATGCGGCGGATGGCTTTCATTTCGAGATGCACGGGGGCATCCACTTCAGACGCTTCGGTCAGCCCGAGCGACCCCGCGCGAATCAGTCTGGCAATTTGCTGGTCGCTGCGCGCGTATTCGTCCACAAGGGCACGGGTCTCCTCGCTGGCTTCACCGGCGATATAGGCGGGCAGCAGGTCGAGGATGATATTGCGAGAGAGGGATTCCATATTTTGCTCCGGGGGATTCAGATTGAATTTGATTCGCGTGCCGCTCTCCATTCGGCGAGTTTGAGCCTGAGTCTGTGGACTTTGACTTTGGCAGCCGCGAGGGAGATATTCAGCGCGGAGGAGATTTCATCGTAGGGCAAACCGTCCGCTCTAAGGAGGAGCGCAGCGCGGTCCACCTCCGGACATTGCAGCAGGAAGGTTTGGAGTGCTTCAAGTTCGGATTTCTGACTGACGACATGCTCAAGATGCGGCTGCGGGTCAGGGAGTTCGGGCGAGAGTTCCGCATGCCGTTTGCGATGCCGCAGGGATTCGATGTGCAGGTTTCTCGCGATGGTAAGCAGATAGCCTTTCACGGTCGCGGACGCGAGCGGTGCTTTTCCGGTGAGGGCGCGCGCAAAGGTTTCGGCCACAATCTCCTCGGCCTCGGCGGAGTCACCGCAGAGGAACAGGGCAAAGCGGTAGACATCGCCTGCATAGTGTGAATATAGCTGGTGGAAGTCGGTCATTGAGTCCTGCTACACACAATATACGAATAAGGGCCGCAAAAGTTACAAGCCGGTTCCAAATTACAAAAAAGCAGAGGCTAACGCCTCTGCTTTCGACTATACTTATGGGTCAATCTGCTTTGTTTGTCTTAGCCGCGGCAGGTGTTCATCGTTTCGCCGGAATCTCGACCTTGACGAGATACATGTCGGTGTCGCCTTCGCCGTAGGAGGTGGTGGTGCCGGAGAGAATATATCCGCCGTCGGTGTGCTGGACTTCGTAACAGATTTCGTTTCCGGGTCCTCCGATGGCGGTGCTCCAGAGGAGGGTGCCGCGTCCGTCAATCTTGAACAGGAGCATATCGCTTTCGCCCTGTCCCCAGGAGCGGGTGCTTCCGGCGATGACAAATCCGCCATCTTCTTCAGGCAAAACGGAGTAGGCCTGGTCTTCCTGCACACCGCCGAAACCGCGGGTCCAGAGTGTATCGCCAGTGCTATCGGTGCGGACAATCCAGACATCGTAGCCCGTGGGGTTTTGTTCGCATCCTCCGACGGAGCCGACCAACAGGAAGCCGTCTTCGGGAGTTGTGGCGATGGCATTTCCGACATCGTAGCCTCGATTCCAATACACTCGCTCGTTGACGACCGCACCTTTCCAATCGAGCACAGAGAACAGGAACGCTGCTTCCCCGGTACAATGGCGGTTATCGCGCTGTTTGGATTCGACCCACGGGAATTGCTGGGTTTTGGCAGGATTCTTCGGACGTGCCGACGCAGGAATATCTTCTGTTACACCGATTGCGGCAATGCGGCCATTGGAGAGTTCGACGATAGCATTGGCCTGTTCACCGGGGAAGTTGCGGGTCCAGACAACGGTGCCGGGCTTGTTCATCTTGACAATATTGTATCCGCCTTTGTGGTCGAGCGCATTTCGTCCGGCGCTGACAAATCCGCCGCCGCGA
It encodes the following:
- a CDS encoding pirin family protein is translated as MIRIRKASDRGYANHGWLEAYHTFSFADYRDQEHIHFRSLRVINDDKVAAKTGFGLHPHDNMEIITYVMEGELTHQDSLGNKGAIRAGEFQMMHAGTGILHAEKNDSDMRTHLYQIWIFPDKKGHTPGYDQRPALNGDSANKLSLIVSPDGRDGTMQMHQDASLYLGKLDSGKSLAYTIAPKRHAWIQVTKGKLTVNGNELSAGDGAAVSDETSLSFTGGEGGGEWLLFDLN
- a CDS encoding RNA polymerase sigma factor RpoD/SigA, whose amino-acid sequence is MNIRANQSLERYLQEIGEVALLTPDEEIKLAKRIRKGDQIALEKLTKANLRFVVSVAKQYQNQGLSLGDLINEGNLGLIKAAKRFDETRGYKFISYAVWWIRQSILQALAEQSRVVRLPLNRVGALNKIGKTFSSLEQEYEREPTAMEIAEALDISAYEVTDTLRMSGRHLSIDAPFAQGEDNRLLDIVHNDTQPPPDATLMKESLRQDIERSLSSLTPREAEVIRLYFGLDREHPLTLEEIGELFKLTRERVRQIKEKALRRLRHASRSNSLRSYLG
- a CDS encoding TonB-dependent receptor, producing MDTGEGLLGVNIQLLGTLRGTSTNEDGHFSLHLPNGGEWTLRISSIGFRMLEPSFTIGESDTLNLSFRLDPDLLQADEVVITAQARETTARLSTTKVEIVRSTEVMARAPSSLDRVLDAVPGVDVHRTGGAIVSNVSIRGSSDKLGGGVGNRTLLLVDGRPAVISDTDGASWSLYPEDVIARVEVVKGAYSALYGSNAMGGVVNVITHSPTHREYTRIRAGYGVYEKPPVWSRYTEKMTTRSDLSFSHSNSVGRLGYFTNFTRRNSEGWRQTSALENLTAFTKLVYDYTPERNLTFSNIYLSGENEYPHAWESTLAPLRVRDIYTNDLQRKQTWSSDLVYRRVESPRSNYTLRLFYNRDLTRSLFNPASDYREGDTPIDFQTRSRSQKLGILEQSTKIAPGGHTLVFGFDATWDFVDGAPESYLYGKQQAVSLAGFAQDDWTVHPKVHLTAGARFDHRHLVGGRTSKQLSPKAGVSYEALRNLVLRGSVGHAFRNPSIAEMFLKRVGTQDYEFVPNPNLDPETVDFGEVGLNYRINDHVMVDAAGFYYDYNDIIRWLVVAGGRFQTENLAEAQIRGGEMGIRSTWPQHVNTVFSTTYLNTDINDLGPLTYVPEWRFFLGAEYTHRRTTYGVEMRHVTKTDTVVFYQNDAPDAYTLITARVAFQFRQSTRLSLHLENLTNEQYEEMERYRMPPRTYRVELLYDFDFGRKED
- a CDS encoding zf-HC2 domain-containing protein, producing MESLSRNIILDLLPAYIAGEASEETRALVDEYARSDQQIARLIRAGSLGLTEASEVDAPVHLEMKAIRRIRSSIRRQMAYVFLGTIALLMIPFMAMQFTDEVDWSPADFIIMGVMLFSAGLTYVLISKMRDNLAYRLGVAVAVVTGFILVWGNLAVGLIGSEDNPMNLMYFGVLLIGIIGAILSLFRPRGMMYSLYAAAAAQFLVPFIAMLIKGLQMDPVDKSPGVLGIIILNTVFAVLFLVSATLFRKASEAEKK
- a CDS encoding RNA polymerase sigma factor — protein: MTDFHQLYSHYAGDVYRFALFLCGDSAEAEEIVAETFARALTGKAPLASATVKGYLLTIARNLHIESLRHRKRHAELSPELPDPQPHLEHVVSQKSELEALQTFLLQCPEVDRAALLLRADGLPYDEISSALNISLAAAKVKVHRLRLKLAEWRAARESNSI